The Ascaphus truei isolate aAscTru1 chromosome 3, aAscTru1.hap1, whole genome shotgun sequence genome includes a region encoding these proteins:
- the FSTL1 gene encoding follistatin-related protein 1, which translates to MDKETNKILRGLCVDALIELSDENADWKLSFNEFIKCLNPSFNPPEKKCALEDETYEDGAETQVQCNRCVCACGNWVCTAMACDGKDARPEEDMTRYVDELRKHQETAEKSKKVSAKDI; encoded by the exons ATGGACAAGGAGACCAATAAAATCCTCAG gggccTGTGCGTTGACGCTCTCATCGAGCTGTCGGATGAGAATGCAGACTGGAAGCTGAGCTTCAATGAGTTTATTAAGTGTCTGAACCCCAGCTTCAACCCCCCCGAGAAAA AGTGCGCCCTGGAAGATGAGACCTACGAGGATGGAGCGGAGACGCAGGTGCAGTGTAACCGCTGTGTGTGCGCCTGTGGGAACTGGGTGTGCACCGCCATGGCGTGTGACG GAAAGGACGCTCGCCCTGAGGAGGATATGACCAGATATGTAGATGAGCTGAGAAAGCATCAG GAAACAGCTGAGAAATCCAAGAAAGTGAGCGCCAAGGACATTTAA